The following coding sequences lie in one Terriglobales bacterium genomic window:
- a CDS encoding carboxypeptidase-like regulatory domain-containing protein: MVQQAKAQASPSDLVSDRDAHTLTGTVVNSVTGETISRALVKIYQFPDHPQSVRNNGSGVIVGGGVTANWQRAMLTDRDGHFKFEGVPQGNTFLNATKPGFMPEKGESFSVLGQRVRAGPDALPVFVRLMSTAVIAGRVMDTNGEPVEGIEIMIYRLGLENGRKHLDDSIKLEKGNPPTLTTDEDGKFRVFGLAPGTYYVAAIPLWASDAAFDPEGPGPNGIDLASKVNGSDDPPDAGYPLTYYPEAADLSQSTPIQLSAGEEARIDLTLGRTPVVSIAGTITGSPLGGDPDLRFINQSGDRIAFAYDFDPQTGRFDASLISRGFCTIRAAGNDALGNPLHAELTLKAEANAKNIHLTLLPSPSIPIVVRVETSKSQSDVDRQDVTNPKSDASLVNVVLHPVELLRTDIPPDKDEKDPNNTSLALRNIDAGRYRVGVTSVNTSLCVKSVSYAGIDLLREELTVTQGNHSSIEVVLRDDCAALEVSTNPDDSAVVFVVVVPDYAPQNPITGAVSTVMNSTHIKLNFNRLAPGTYNVFAFDRLDGLEYTNPDALREYASKATQVSLQPNESRSIKVDVIQRGD, from the coding sequence TTGGTTCAGCAGGCAAAGGCACAGGCCAGCCCCAGTGATTTGGTATCTGATCGTGACGCTCACACTCTTACTGGCACAGTGGTCAATTCAGTCACAGGAGAGACGATTAGCCGGGCGCTTGTAAAGATCTATCAATTTCCCGACCACCCGCAATCGGTAAGGAATAATGGCAGCGGAGTAATTGTTGGTGGTGGCGTTACAGCCAACTGGCAACGCGCAATGCTTACCGACCGAGATGGTCATTTTAAGTTTGAGGGGGTGCCGCAGGGAAATACCTTTCTGAACGCAACCAAGCCTGGATTCATGCCTGAGAAAGGCGAGTCTTTTTCTGTGCTCGGTCAAAGGGTCCGAGCCGGTCCGGATGCTCTTCCAGTGTTTGTAAGACTTATGTCAACAGCAGTCATTGCTGGACGGGTTATGGATACCAACGGCGAGCCCGTGGAAGGAATCGAAATAATGATTTACCGGCTGGGGCTGGAAAACGGGCGGAAGCACCTGGACGACTCAATAAAGCTGGAAAAAGGTAACCCGCCAACGCTGACAACCGATGAAGACGGAAAATTCCGTGTCTTCGGCCTCGCTCCAGGCACATATTACGTTGCCGCTATTCCACTCTGGGCCAGTGACGCCGCTTTTGACCCTGAAGGACCGGGCCCAAATGGCATAGACCTGGCAAGCAAGGTAAATGGATCTGACGATCCCCCCGATGCAGGCTATCCGCTCACTTACTATCCCGAAGCGGCAGATCTTTCTCAATCCACACCCATTCAGCTCTCTGCAGGCGAGGAGGCGAGGATAGATCTTACGCTTGGACGAACGCCTGTAGTTTCGATTGCTGGCACGATCACCGGTTCTCCACTCGGGGGAGATCCGGATCTGCGGTTTATCAACCAATCAGGAGACAGGATTGCATTCGCTTATGACTTTGACCCGCAAACCGGGAGATTTGACGCAAGTTTGATCTCAAGAGGTTTTTGCACCATCAGGGCCGCTGGCAATGATGCCCTCGGAAACCCTTTGCATGCCGAGCTGACCTTGAAAGCAGAAGCAAATGCAAAAAACATTCATCTTACTCTTTTGCCATCCCCATCCATTCCTATTGTGGTACGTGTCGAAACCAGTAAGTCTCAGTCTGACGTGGACCGTCAGGACGTTACAAACCCCAAAAGCGATGCGTCCCTGGTAAACGTGGTTCTTCATCCTGTTGAGCTTTTACGTACTGACATTCCGCCAGACAAAGACGAGAAGGACCCGAACAACACATCGCTGGCGCTGCGCAATATTGACGCGGGCAGATACAGAGTAGGAGTGACATCCGTCAACACCTCTTTATGTGTGAAATCGGTCTCATACGCTGGCATTGACCTTCTACGGGAAGAGCTTACCGTAACGCAAGGAAATCATTCGAGCATAGAGGTTGTGCTTCGCGATGATTGCGCGGCACTCGAGGTAAGCACAAATCCGGATGACTCTGCAGTTGTCTTTGTAGTGGTTGTTCCTGATTATGCGCCCCAGAATCCGATAACTGGCGCAGTCTCTACTGTTATGAATTCCACACATATAAAACTCAACTTCAACCGACTCGCTCCTGGCACGTACAATGTGTTTGCCTTTGACAGGCTGGATGGCCTGGAGTACACCAACCCAGACGCTCTGCGTGAGTATGCTTCCAAAGCCACGCAAGTCAGCCTTCAGCCCAATGAGAGTAGAAGCATCAAAGTTGATGTGATTCAACGAGGAGACTAA
- a CDS encoding UvrD-helicase domain-containing protein, translating into MKLLDELNPQQREAAETIEGPVLILAGAGSGKTRAITYRIAHMIENAGISPDSILAVTFTNKASREMAERVEKLVGGRTLLQPLISTFHSFCVRVLRRDIEALGSGLKKDFAIYDESDQQQLVKAAMRRLGLDDKQLTPRMVLGRISWAKNHMLDPQEVYLQSADPKTERVAHIYEIYRQELRKANALDFDDLLLETVRLLKVSGEVRERYNRRFQYVMIDEYQDTNRPQYELMLLLGRQHQNVCVVGDEDQSIYSWRGADIRNILEFENDFPKAKIIRLEQNYRSTQNILEAASAVVANNVNRKGKNLWTARQGGARVGYYEAHDSENEALFVADSISNHLREAAATNEETRVAVLYRTNAQSRLFEEALRRYQLKYNVVGGFSFYERAEIKDMISYLKLIQNLDDSIALLRVINTPVRGIGKTSVETLERIALTAGLSLWAAIGQAIQQKLLPARALAALENFKAIIEDARAMLAGEFEKRLITESTEDIEKTESASASDSAPGFAPDQQIAFDPTAFDPFEFEGGEEKEAEAVEPSVSSISDEVWAADGGDAESPAEAGSSTAAILKFLLDRTRYIKVLEDEDSPDAYSRIENLRELVNAAVDSRDRGETLAEFLDHAALVSDADQYDSSAQVTLMTLHSAKGLEFPLVFLAGLEENLFPHSRTLLNPSELEEERRLCYVGMTRAMNTLILTRARYRRRYGTDMPEPTLPSRFLEEIPPQLLEDLGSRGRSSERTPVFSQTTTESSHYNYEDEDQSASGSAQTYGGSKKRTSYDGPTYNSIENIAEFFASRGKKFTSPKMAAPAPAGRKGFRPGQRVRHPKYGEGTVYKREGEGDEAKITVQFSGFGLKKLVEKYAQLEKV; encoded by the coding sequence GTGAAATTATTAGACGAACTCAATCCCCAACAACGCGAGGCGGCAGAGACCATTGAAGGGCCGGTGCTGATCCTGGCCGGTGCAGGCAGCGGCAAGACGCGCGCCATTACCTACCGCATTGCCCACATGATAGAAAATGCAGGCATCTCGCCGGATTCCATCCTGGCGGTCACCTTCACGAACAAGGCATCGCGCGAGATGGCAGAGCGCGTGGAAAAGCTGGTGGGCGGGCGCACGCTGCTGCAACCCCTGATTTCTACCTTTCACTCGTTTTGCGTGCGCGTGCTGCGCCGCGACATTGAGGCGCTGGGCTCGGGCCTGAAAAAAGACTTTGCCATTTACGACGAGAGCGACCAGCAGCAACTGGTCAAAGCGGCGATGCGGCGCCTGGGTCTGGATGACAAACAGCTCACGCCTCGCATGGTGCTGGGGCGCATCTCGTGGGCGAAGAACCACATGCTTGATCCGCAGGAAGTTTACCTGCAATCGGCCGATCCCAAAACGGAACGCGTGGCCCACATCTACGAAATTTACCGGCAGGAGCTGCGCAAGGCCAATGCGCTGGATTTTGACGATCTGCTGCTTGAGACGGTGAGGCTGTTGAAGGTCTCAGGAGAAGTCCGTGAGCGCTATAACCGGCGCTTCCAATACGTGATGATCGACGAATACCAGGACACCAACCGCCCGCAATACGAACTCATGCTGTTGCTGGGCCGGCAGCACCAGAACGTGTGCGTGGTGGGCGACGAGGACCAATCCATTTATTCCTGGCGGGGGGCCGACATTCGCAACATCCTGGAGTTTGAGAATGACTTCCCCAAGGCCAAAATTATCCGGCTGGAACAAAATTACCGCTCAACACAAAACATTCTGGAAGCCGCGTCGGCGGTAGTTGCCAACAACGTTAATCGCAAAGGCAAGAACCTGTGGACGGCGCGCCAGGGTGGCGCCCGAGTGGGCTATTACGAGGCGCATGACAGCGAAAATGAGGCCCTGTTCGTGGCCGACTCAATTTCCAATCATTTGCGCGAGGCTGCCGCAACCAATGAAGAAACCCGCGTAGCTGTGCTCTACCGCACCAATGCGCAATCGCGTCTCTTTGAAGAGGCGCTGCGGCGCTATCAGTTGAAATACAACGTGGTGGGCGGCTTTTCGTTCTATGAACGCGCCGAGATCAAAGACATGATCTCGTATCTGAAGCTCATCCAAAACCTGGATGATTCCATCGCCCTGTTGCGCGTCATTAATACGCCCGTGCGCGGCATTGGCAAAACCAGTGTAGAAACTTTAGAGCGCATTGCACTCACAGCCGGACTCTCGCTATGGGCGGCGATTGGGCAGGCCATTCAGCAGAAACTTCTGCCCGCCCGCGCCCTGGCTGCGCTGGAGAATTTTAAGGCGATCATCGAAGATGCTCGCGCCATGCTGGCAGGAGAATTTGAGAAGAGGCTCATCACCGAGAGCACAGAAGACATTGAGAAAACTGAAAGCGCTTCTGCTTCGGATTCTGCGCCGGGCTTCGCTCCCGATCAGCAGATAGCATTTGATCCAACTGCTTTTGATCCTTTTGAATTTGAGGGTGGGGAGGAAAAAGAAGCCGAGGCAGTGGAGCCCTCTGTGAGTTCAATCAGCGACGAAGTTTGGGCGGCAGATGGCGGCGATGCAGAATCCCCGGCGGAAGCTGGGAGTTCCACGGCGGCGATCCTCAAATTCTTGCTCGACCGCACGCGCTACATCAAAGTTCTGGAAGACGAAGACTCACCTGATGCCTACTCGCGTATTGAGAACCTGCGCGAACTGGTGAATGCGGCGGTAGATTCACGGGACCGAGGCGAGACCCTGGCCGAATTTCTGGACCACGCCGCCCTGGTGAGCGATGCCGATCAATACGATTCCAGCGCACAGGTCACGCTGATGACGCTGCACTCGGCCAAAGGGCTGGAGTTCCCCCTGGTTTTTCTCGCCGGGCTGGAAGAGAACCTGTTTCCGCACTCGCGCACTCTGCTCAATCCCAGCGAACTGGAAGAAGAACGCCGCCTCTGCTACGTGGGCATGACCCGCGCCATGAATACGCTGATACTGACGCGCGCCCGCTATCGGCGGCGTTATGGTACGGATATGCCGGAGCCTACGTTGCCCTCACGTTTCCTTGAGGAGATTCCGCCGCAATTGCTGGAAGACCTAGGCTCACGCGGCCGCAGTTCCGAGAGAACTCCGGTTTTCTCGCAGACGACAACAGAAAGCTCGCATTACAACTACGAAGATGAAGACCAGAGCGCGAGTGGCTCCGCCCAGACTTATGGAGGCAGCAAAAAGAGAACGAGCTATGATGGGCCGACATATAACTCCATCGAAAACATAGCCGAGTTCTTCGCTTCTCGAGGAAAAAAATTCACCAGCCCGAAAATGGCAGCACCGGCGCCGGCGGGCCGCAAAGGGTTTCGTCCGGGACAGCGCGTGCGCCATCCTAAATATGGAGAGGGAACCGTCTATAAACGCGAGGGTGAAGGCGACGAAGCCAAGATAACTGTGCAATTCTCCGGATTCGGATTGAAGAAGCTGGTGGAAAAATACGCGCAGTTGGAGAAGGTGTGA
- the add gene encoding adenosine deaminase — MSDFIHRLPKAELHLHLEGSVEPATLAELSRRHATPLPFPGNKYEQPTGGLPVLSEDDVRALYQYKDFPGFLMAFKAVTERLRTAEDYELITYRMMERLHAQNVLHAEAYVSVGVVHWRGQEFAEVFRGLEAGRRRGEKDFGLSLLWIFDAVRHFGAEAAQRVMEEAAHYGQQSESVIGFGIGGDERRGPPELFREIYRDAREHGLRLTVHAGEAAGPESVWGAINLGAERIGHGLNAAHDLELMATLVERQIPVEICVSSNLRTGCCAAVNKHPLKTYFDTGVMVTLNTDDPAMFETSLEQEYQLAQKEFGFSNEQLREIARNSFEASFLPAEKKVAFLNMIDAFPV, encoded by the coding sequence ATGAGTGATTTTATTCACCGGCTTCCCAAGGCCGAGTTGCATCTTCATCTGGAGGGTTCCGTAGAACCGGCAACCCTGGCCGAGCTGAGCCGCCGCCATGCCACGCCACTTCCTTTTCCGGGAAACAAGTATGAGCAGCCCACGGGAGGCCTGCCGGTGCTCTCGGAGGATGATGTTCGCGCACTTTATCAATACAAAGATTTTCCCGGCTTCCTGATGGCTTTTAAAGCAGTCACCGAACGCCTGCGAACTGCCGAGGATTACGAACTCATCACCTACCGCATGATGGAACGGCTGCATGCGCAAAACGTGCTGCATGCCGAAGCTTACGTGAGCGTGGGGGTAGTGCACTGGCGCGGGCAGGAGTTCGCCGAAGTTTTTCGCGGCTTGGAAGCCGGGCGCCGGCGTGGAGAAAAAGACTTTGGTTTATCACTGCTTTGGATCTTTGATGCGGTGCGCCATTTCGGCGCGGAGGCCGCGCAACGGGTTATGGAAGAGGCTGCACATTACGGCCAGCAGAGCGAAAGCGTTATTGGCTTTGGTATTGGCGGCGACGAGCGGCGTGGCCCGCCTGAGCTTTTTCGCGAGATTTATCGCGACGCCCGCGAGCATGGCTTGCGTCTGACGGTACATGCCGGCGAAGCCGCCGGGCCGGAATCGGTGTGGGGCGCAATCAACCTGGGCGCTGAGCGCATTGGACACGGTTTGAACGCCGCACATGACCTCGAGTTAATGGCAACTCTGGTTGAGCGCCAGATCCCAGTTGAGATTTGCGTCAGCAGCAATTTGCGAACTGGGTGTTGTGCCGCGGTCAATAAGCACCCTTTAAAAACTTATTTCGACACCGGTGTGATGGTAACGTTGAATACCGATGATCCCGCTATGTTTGAGACTTCGCTCGAGCAGGAGTACCAACTGGCGCAAAAAGAATTCGGTTTTAGTAATGAGCAGTTGCGGGAGATTGCGCGCAATTCTTTTGAGGCTTCGTTTTTACCGGCAGAAAAGAAAGTGGCGTTTTTGAACATGATTGACGCCTTTCCCGTTTAG
- a CDS encoding HXXEE domain-containing protein: MAQKLKPITDAEVVLAQKEEFSRLVWAVPLFIMIHNSEEALTMPRWLHEHMPAVAQQYGLPLTHIPSPGELYLALAMGTAVPFLITFFAAMAGPRSFGLYLLAGIQSVMLTNAIVPHLIATILLRAYTPGVITAVFVVIPFSIFWFRRILKCDFVAVRPLIFSIVLGAMAYGPIMMAIYVMSGWV; the protein is encoded by the coding sequence ATGGCTCAAAAGCTAAAGCCGATTACAGACGCTGAGGTGGTGCTGGCGCAAAAGGAGGAATTTTCACGGCTGGTCTGGGCCGTGCCGCTCTTCATTATGATTCACAACAGCGAAGAGGCGCTTACCATGCCACGATGGTTGCACGAACACATGCCGGCTGTGGCACAACAATACGGCCTTCCCCTGACGCATATTCCTTCTCCGGGAGAGCTTTATCTCGCCTTGGCGATGGGCACGGCTGTGCCGTTCTTGATTACTTTTTTTGCAGCTATGGCAGGTCCTCGCAGCTTTGGGCTGTACCTTCTTGCCGGAATTCAAAGCGTTATGCTGACAAACGCGATTGTTCCCCATCTCATTGCCACAATCTTGCTGCGTGCATACACTCCGGGAGTCATCACGGCCGTCTTCGTTGTCATTCCATTTTCCATCTTCTGGTTCCGCCGGATCCTGAAGTGTGATTTTGTCGCGGTCCGCCCACTGATCTTTTCCATCGTGCTGGGAGCAATGGCTTACGGGCCAATCATGATGGCTATATATGTTATGAGTGGCTGGGTTTAG
- a CDS encoding gamma-butyrobetaine hydroxylase-like domain-containing protein, whose protein sequence is MSGAEAANLAARSDPKSVQVNVTTGTGMEILWKDGHASSYSFTWLRDACPCAMCDEERAGSGRAIGAPAKPAPGALPMYHPPVRPNDVTAVGKYAISFQWNDGHQHGIYSWEFLRNHCPCAECKAAREKEEVG, encoded by the coding sequence ATGAGTGGCGCGGAAGCTGCCAATTTGGCTGCCAGGTCTGACCCGAAATCGGTGCAGGTCAACGTGACGACGGGGACTGGGATGGAAATTCTCTGGAAAGACGGACACGCCAGCAGCTATAGCTTCACCTGGCTGCGCGATGCTTGTCCGTGCGCCATGTGCGATGAAGAGCGCGCCGGCTCAGGACGTGCGATTGGCGCGCCGGCTAAGCCTGCGCCCGGAGCGCTGCCGATGTACCATCCGCCGGTCAGGCCGAACGATGTCACGGCCGTGGGCAAGTATGCCATCAGCTTTCAGTGGAACGATGGTCATCAGCACGGCATCTATTCCTGGGAGTTTTTGCGCAACCATTGCCCATGCGCAGAGTGCAAAGCGGCGCGTGAAAAAGAGGAGGTTGGTTAA
- a CDS encoding amino acid permease: protein MGPWSLTALGIGAIIGSGIFVLTGTAAAGEHFEVPSILHAQVMDLFLNLVHYGHISGSILHGRPPAGPAIAVSFLLVAIACSFAGLCYAELASMIPIAGSAYTYSYATLGEIFAWIIGWDLILEYAVSNVAVAVGFGGYMKAQLEQFHIFIPDKWSTPVFASDHWTGAYFNIPAFLVVFVLTVLLVRGVRESAGANNVMVAIKIGAILVFLVVGGMLVNPGNWHPFAPAGFAGIVSGGAIIFFTYIGFDSVSTAAEEARNPQKDIPFGIIASLIICTVLYVGVAIVLLGMLKYSAFTSGPAADAPVAYALQVLGARPVFRVIIIVGALMGMISSLLVFQYGQTRIWFAMSRDGLLPRIFSAVHPRFKTPHWSSWIAGAFVGIPAGIVDIGDAADLSNIGTLFAFVLVSLGVLFLRRTQPGRPRGFRVPFVPLFPIISVLLCGGLMTGLLLITWIRFFVWLGLGLVIYLAYSQRHSEFAGARATPPSS from the coding sequence TTGGGCCCGTGGTCGCTGACCGCTTTGGGAATTGGGGCCATCATAGGCTCTGGCATCTTCGTGCTGACAGGGACAGCCGCCGCTGGAGAACACTTTGAGGTGCCCTCGATCCTCCACGCACAAGTGATGGACCTCTTTCTTAACCTTGTGCATTACGGGCACATTAGCGGCAGCATTCTGCACGGAAGACCGCCGGCGGGTCCGGCCATTGCAGTATCTTTTCTTTTAGTTGCCATCGCCTGCAGCTTTGCCGGGCTCTGCTATGCTGAACTGGCTTCCATGATTCCCATTGCGGGAAGTGCTTATACCTATTCCTATGCAACGCTGGGTGAAATCTTCGCATGGATCATAGGCTGGGACCTGATCCTGGAATATGCCGTAAGCAACGTGGCCGTCGCCGTGGGCTTCGGTGGATATATGAAAGCCCAGTTGGAGCAGTTTCACATATTCATTCCCGATAAATGGTCCACGCCGGTGTTCGCCTCCGACCACTGGACGGGCGCTTACTTCAACATTCCCGCTTTTCTGGTTGTGTTTGTGCTCACCGTGTTACTGGTGCGTGGAGTCAGGGAGTCGGCCGGTGCGAATAATGTGATGGTGGCCATCAAGATTGGCGCGATCCTGGTCTTTCTAGTGGTGGGCGGAATGCTGGTGAACCCGGGGAACTGGCATCCTTTTGCTCCTGCCGGTTTTGCGGGGATCGTGAGCGGTGGCGCAATTATATTTTTTACTTATATTGGCTTCGATTCCGTCTCAACGGCGGCCGAGGAGGCCCGCAATCCACAAAAAGATATCCCCTTTGGGATCATTGCTTCCCTCATCATCTGCACGGTGCTGTACGTGGGTGTGGCGATTGTGCTGCTCGGCATGTTGAAGTACTCGGCATTCACTTCCGGCCCGGCAGCCGATGCGCCGGTGGCCTATGCTTTACAGGTCCTGGGGGCCCGGCCTGTCTTCCGTGTCATCATCATCGTGGGCGCGCTGATGGGTATGATCTCTTCGCTGCTGGTCTTCCAATACGGACAGACTCGCATCTGGTTTGCTATGTCGCGCGACGGTTTGTTGCCTCGCATTTTTTCCGCCGTGCATCCCCGCTTCAAGACCCCGCACTGGTCAAGCTGGATTGCTGGGGCCTTTGTGGGAATCCCCGCTGGAATCGTGGATATCGGCGATGCAGCCGATCTCTCTAACATCGGCACGTTGTTCGCCTTCGTGCTGGTTTCACTCGGCGTGCTTTTTTTGCGGCGTACACAGCCTGGCCGTCCACGCGGCTTCCGCGTCCCATTCGTGCCTCTATTTCCAATCATCTCCGTCTTGCTGTGTGGTGGCTTGATGACCGGGTTGCTGCTCATCACCTGGATCCGGTTTTTTGTCTGGCTGGGCCTCGGATTGGTGATTTATCTTGCATACAGCCAGCGGCATAGCGAATTCGCCGGCGCACGAGCCACGCCGCCGAGTTCCTGA